In a single window of the Terriglobus roseus genome:
- a CDS encoding RraA family protein has protein sequence MALHRRIIVGTVVLSLTACAAVCTRTVVMAQTPKTAADYEKDLPGMLEAYRHVEAASVSDAIEQTLHEKHYMSHKMQAIFPTKFVGTALTVLLKKEENHDPDALGGMLKAIDTGGAGSVYVMKIEDGADIAGMGGLMGTAMWSRGFTGAVVDGGVRDLPQLKRIGFPVYATGPVPSTSVGHYRFGGMNLPVDCDGVTVNAGDIISADQDGVVVIPRARAAEVLVAAQKLDETEHAMYPYIERLHSIVAAVKQFGRI, from the coding sequence ATGGCATTGCATCGGCGGATTATCGTTGGAACAGTTGTGTTGAGTCTTACAGCCTGTGCTGCGGTCTGCACACGCACCGTGGTAATGGCGCAAACGCCAAAGACTGCAGCGGACTACGAGAAGGATCTTCCGGGCATGCTTGAGGCATACCGGCATGTCGAGGCTGCGTCGGTCTCGGATGCGATCGAACAGACTTTGCACGAGAAGCACTACATGAGTCACAAGATGCAGGCGATCTTCCCGACGAAGTTCGTCGGAACGGCTTTGACGGTGCTACTGAAGAAAGAAGAGAACCACGATCCGGACGCGCTGGGCGGCATGCTGAAGGCCATTGATACCGGTGGTGCGGGATCGGTGTATGTGATGAAGATCGAAGACGGTGCAGACATTGCCGGTATGGGAGGCCTGATGGGCACGGCCATGTGGTCGCGTGGCTTTACCGGAGCGGTTGTCGATGGGGGGGTGCGAGATCTTCCACAGTTAAAGCGGATCGGTTTTCCTGTATATGCGACTGGCCCTGTGCCGTCCACTTCTGTGGGCCACTATCGCTTCGGCGGCATGAACCTTCCGGTGGACTGCGATGGCGTTACGGTCAACGCGGGAGATATCATCTCTGCCGATCAGGATGGTGTGGTGGTAATCCCTCGTGCACGGGCAGCTGAAGTCCTGGTCGCTGCGCAGAAGCTGGACGAGACGGAGCATGCGATGTATCCGTATATTGAGCGCCTGCACTCCATCGTCGCGGCAGTGAAGCAGTTCGGCCGGATTTGA